A part of Strix aluco isolate bStrAlu1 chromosome 21, bStrAlu1.hap1, whole genome shotgun sequence genomic DNA contains:
- the LOC141933132 gene encoding myosin heavy chain, skeletal muscle, adult-like translates to MSSDSEMAVFGEAAPYLRKSEKERIEAQNKPFDAKTSVFVVHPKESFVKGTIQSKESGKVTVKTEGGETLTVKDDQIFSMNPPKYDKIEDMAMMTHLHEPAVLYNLKERYAAWMIYTYSGLFCVTVNPYKWLPVYNPEVVLAYRGKKRQEAPPHIFSISDNAYQFMLTDRENQSILITGESGAGKTVNTKRVIQYFATIAASGDKKKEEQTAGKMQGTLEDQIISANPLLEAFGNAKTVRNDNSSRFGKFIRIHFGATGKLASADIETYLLEKSRVTFQLKAERSYHIFYQIMSNKKPELIDMLLITTNPYDYHFVSQGEITVASINDQEELMATDSAIDILGFTADEKTAIYKLTGAVMHYGNLKFKQKQREEQAEPDGTEVADKAAYLMGLNSADLLKALCYPRVKVGNEYVTKGQTVQQVNNSVGALAKAVYEKMFLWMVVRINQQLDTKQPRQYFIGVLDIAGFEIFDFNSLEQLCINFTNEKLQQFFNHHMFVLEQEEYKKEGIEWTFIDFGMDLAACIELIEKPMGIFSILEEECMFPKATDTSFKNKLYDQHLGKSANFQKPKPAKGKAEAHFSLVHYAGTVDYNISGWLEKNKDPLNETVIGLYQKSSVKTLALLFASYGGAETEASGGGAGGGKKGGKKKGSSFQTVSALFRENLNKLMTNLRSTHPHFVRCIIPNETKTPGAMEHELVLHQLRCNGVLEGIRICRKGFPSRVLYADFKQRYKVLNASAIPEGQFIDSKKASEKLLGSIDVDHTQYKFGHTKVFFKAGLLGLLEEMRDEKLAQLITRTQARCRGFLMRVEYQRMVQRRESIFCIQYNIRAFMNVKHWPWMKLFFKIKPLLKSAESEKEMANMKEEFEKTKEELAKSEAKRKELEEKMVKLVQEKNDLQLQVQAEADALADAEERCDQLIKTKIQLEAKVKEVTERAEDEEEINAELTAKKRKLEDECSELKKDIDDLELTLAKVEKEKHATENKVKNLTEEMAGLDETIAKLTKEKKALQEAHQQTLDDLQAEEDKVNTLTKAKTKLEQQVDDLEGSLEQEKKLRMDLERAKRKLEGDLKLAHDTIMDLENDKQQLDEKLKKKDFEISQIQSKTEDEQALGMQLQKKIKELQARIEELEEEIEAERTSRAKAEKHRADLSRELEEISERLEEAGGATAAQIEMNKKREAEFQKMRRDLEEATLQHEATAATLRKKHADSTAELGEQIDNLQRVKQKLEKEKSELKMEIDDLASNMESVSKAKANLEKMCRALEDQLSEIKTKEEEHQRMINDLSAQRARLQTESGEYSRQVEEKDALISQLSRGKQAFTQQIEELKRHLEEEIKAKNALAHGLQSARHDCDLLREQYEEEQEAKGELQRALSKANSEVAQWRTKYETDAIQRTEELEEAKKKLAQRLQDAEEHVEAVNAKCASLEKTKQRLQNEVEDLMIDVERSNAACAALDKKQKNFDKILAEWKQKYEETQAELEASQKESRSLSTELFKMKNAYEESLDHLETLKRENKNLQQEISDLTEQIAEGGKVIHELEKVKKQIEQEKSEIQAALEEAEASLEHEEGKILRLQLELNQVKSEIDRKIAEKDEEIDQMKRNHLRIVESMQSTLDAEIRSRNEALRLKKKMEGDLNEMEIQLSHANRVAAEAQKNLRNTQAVLKDTQIHLDDALRTQEDLKEQVAMVERRANLLQAEIEELRAALEQTERSRKVAEQELMDASERVQLLHTQNTSLINTKKKLETDIAQIQGEMEDTIQEARNAEEKAKKAITDAAMMAEELKKEQDTSAHLERMKKNLDQTVKDLQHRLDEAEQLALKGGKKQIQKLEARVRELEAEVDSEQKRSAEAVKGMRKYERRVKELTYQSEEDRKNILRLQDLVDKLQMKVKSYKRQAEEAEELSNVNLSKFRKIQHELEEAEERADIAESQVNKLRVKSREFHGKKIEEEE, encoded by the exons ATGTCGTCAGACTCTGAGATGGCCGTCTTTGGGGAGGCAGCTCCTTACCTCCGAAAGTCAGAAAAGGAGAGAATTGAGGCTCAGAACAAGCCTTTTGATGCCAAGACGTCTGTCTTTGTGGTGCATCCTAAGGAATCCTTTGTGAAAGGGACAATCCAGAGTAAAGAATCAGGGAAGGTCACTGTCAAGACTGAAGGTGGAGAG ACCCTGACCGTGAAGGATGATCAGATCTTCTCCATGAACCCTCCCAAGTACGATAAAATCGAGGACATGGCCATGATGACCCACCTCCACGAACCCGCTGTGCTGTACAACCTCAAAGAGCGTTACGCAGCCTGGATGATCTAC ACCTACTCGGGTCTCTTCTGCGTCACTGTCAACCCCTACAAGTGGCTGCCGGTGTACAACCCGGAGGTGGTGTTGGCCTACCGAGGCAAGAAGCGCCAGGAGGCCCCTCCACACATCTTCTCCATCTCTGACAATGCCTATCAGTTCATGCTGACTG ATCGCGAGAACCAGTCGATCCTGATCAC CGGAGAATCCGGAGCAGGGAAGACTGTGAACACAAAGCGTGTCATCCAGTACTTTGCAACAATTGCAGCGAGTGGAGATaagaagaaggaggagcagaCAGCAGGCAAAATGCAG GGAACGCTTGAGGATCAGATCATCAGCGCTAACCCACTGCTGGAGGCCTTTGGAAATGCCAAGACGGTCAGGAATGACAACTCCTCACGCTTT GGCAAATTCATCAGAATTCACTTCGGTGCCACAGGAAAACTAGCTTCTGCCGATATTGAAACAT ATCTGCTGGAGAAGTCCAGAGTCACTTTCCAGCTCAAAGCAGAAAGAAGTTACCACATATTTTATCAAATCATGTCCAACAAGAAGCCGGAGCTAATAG ACATGCTTCTCATTACCACCAACCCATATGACTATCACTTTGTGAGTCAAGGTGAGATCACAGTTGCCAGCATTAATGACCAGGAGGAGCTGATGGCTACAGAT AGTGCCATTGACATCCTGGGCTTTACTGCTGATGAGAAAACAGCCATTTACAAGTTGACAGGGGCTGTCATGCACTACGGGAACTTGAAGTTCAAGCAGAAACAAcgagaggagcaggcagagccgGATGGCACAGAAG TTGCTGACAAGGCCGCCTACTTGATGGGTCTGAACTCAGCAGACCTGCTCAAGGCCCTCTGCTACCCCCGAGTCAAGGTTGGGAATGAATATGTGACCAAGGGTCAAACCGTGCAGCAG GTGAACAATTCAGTGGGTGCTCTGGCAAAGGCTGTCTATGAGAAGATGTTCTTGTGGATGGTTGTTCGCATCAACCAGCAGCTGGATACGAAGCAGCCCAGACAGTACTTCATTGGTGTCCTGGACATTGCTGGCTTCGAGATCTTTGAT TTCAACAGTCTGGAGCAGTTGTGTATCAACTTCACCAATGAGAAACTGCAACAGTTCTTCAACCACCACATGTtcgtgctggagcaggaggagtaCAAGAAGGAGGGAATTGAATGGACATTCATTGACTTTGGGatggacctggctgcctgcattgAGCTCATTGAGAag CCCATGGGCATCTTCTCCATCCTGGAAGAGGAGTGCATGTTCCCCAAGGCAACTGACACCTCTTTCAAGAACAAGCTCTACGACCAGCATCTGGGCAAGTCTGCAAACTTCCAGAAGCCCAAGCCTGCCAAAGGCAAGGCTGAGGCCCACTTCTCCCTGGTGCACTATGCTGGCACAGTGGACTACAACATCTCTGGCTGGCTTGAGAAGAACAAGGACCCCCTGAATGAAACTGTCATTGGGTTGTACCAGAAATCATCGGTGAAGACACTGGCTTTACTTTTTGCCTCCTATGGTGGAGCAGAAACAG aggcTAGTGGTGGTGGCGCTGGTGGTGGAAAGAAGGGTGGAAAGAAGAAGGGTTCTTCTTTCCAGACAGTCTCGGCTCTTTTTCGG GAGAACTTAAACAAGCTGATGACCAATCTACGGAGCACTCACCCCCATTTTGTCCGTTGCATCatcccaaatgaaacaaaaacgCCTG GTGCCATGGAACATGAACTGGTACTTCACCAGCTGCGGTGTAACGGAGTGCTGGAAGGCATCAGAATTTGCAGGAAAGGTTTCCCCAGCAGAGTTCTCTACGCTGACTTCAAGCAGAG atACAAGGTGCTTAATGCCAGTGCTATCCCAGAGGGACAGTTCATTGATAGCAAGAAGGCTTCTGAGAAGCTTCTTGGGTCAATCGATGTGGACCACACCCAGTACAAATTTGGCCACACcaag GTATTCTTCAAAGCTGGGCTGCTGGGACTCCTGGAGGAGATGAGGGATGAGAAGCTGGCACAGCTCATCACTCGCACCCAGGCCAGGTGCAGGGGCTTCCTGATGAGAGTCGAATACCAGAGAATGGTGCAGAGGAG GGAGTCCATCTTCTGCATCCAGTACAACATTCGTGCATTCATGAACGTCAAGCACTGGCCCTGGATGAAgctgttcttcaagatcaagccCTTGCTGAAGAGTGCAGAATCTGAGAAGGAGATGGCCAACATGAAGGAAGAGTTTGAGAAAACCAAGGAAGAGCTTGCaaagtctgaggcaaagaggaaggagctggaggagaaaatgGTGAAACTGGTGCAGGAGAAAAACGATCTGCAGCTCCAAGTGCAGGCA GAAGCTGATGCTTTAGCTGATGCTGAGGAAAGATGTGACCAGctcatcaaaaccaaaatccagttggaggccaaaGTAAAGGAGGTGACTGAAAGGgctgaagatgaagaagaaattaatgctgAGCTGACAGCcaagaagagaaaactggaagatGAATGCTCAGAGCTGAAGAAAGATATTGATGACCTTGAGCTAACACTGGCCAAGGTTGAGAAGGAAAAGCATGCCACAGAAAACAAG GTGAAAAACCTCACAGAGGAGATGGCAGGCCTGGACGAGACCATTGCCAAGctgacaaaagagaagaaagccctCCAAGAGGCCCATCAGCAGACACTGGATGACCTGCAGGCAGAAGAGGACAAAGTCAACACGCTGACCAAAGCTAAGAccaagctggagcagcaagtgGACGAT CTGGAAGGGTCCTTGGAGCAAGAGAAGAAACTGCGCATGGACCTTGAGAGAGCTAAGAGGAAACTTGAAGGAGACCTGAAGCTGGCCCATGACACCATAATGGACTTGGAAAATGATAAGCAGCAGCTggatgagaaactgaagaa GAAAGACTTTGAAATCAGCCAGATCCAGAGCAAAACTGAGGATGAGCAAGCCCTGGGCATGCAGTTACAGAAGAAGATCAAGGAGCTGCAG GCTCGTATTGAGGAACTGGAGGAGGAGATTGAGGCAGAGCGAACCTCTCGGGCAAAAGCAGAGAAGCATCGGGCTGACCTCTCGAGGGAGCTAGAGGAGATCAGCGAGCgcctggaagaagcaggaggggCTACAGCAGCTCAGATCGAGATGAATAAGAAGCGTGAGGCAGAATTTCAGAAGATGCGGCGTGACCTCGAAGAGGCCACGCTGCAGCACGAAGCCACGGCTGCCACCCTGCGGAAGAAGCACGCGGACAGCACAGCTGAGCTTGGGGAGCAGATCGACAACCTGCAACGAGtgaagcagaagctggagaaggagaagagtgagCTGAAGATGGAGATTGATGACTTGGCCAGTAACATGGAGTCTGTCTCTAAAGCCAAG GCAAATCTGGAGAAGATGTGCCGCGCACTGGAAGACCAGCTGAGTGAGATTAAGACAAAGGAAGAAGAGCATCAGCGCATGATCAATGATCTCAGTGCTCAAAGAGCTCGTCTGCAGACAGAATCAG GTGAATATTCGCGCCAGGTGGAGGAGAAAGATGCTCTGATTTCTCAGCTGTCAAGAGGCAAGCAGGCTTTCACCCAGCAGATTGAAGAACTCAAGAGGCACCTAGAGGAAGAGATAAAG GCCAAGAACGCCCTAGCCCATGGCTTGCAGTCAGCTCGGCACGACTGTGACTTGCTCCGGGAACAAtatgaggaggagcaggaagccaAGGGGGAGCTGCAGCGCGCCCTGTCCAAGGCCAACAGCGAAGTGGCCCAGTGGAGAACCAAATACGAGACGGATGCTATTCAGCGcacggaggagctggaggaggccaa GAAGAAGCTGGCACAGCGCCTGCAGGATGCAGAGGAACATGTTGAGGCTGTGAATGCCAAATGTGCCTCCctggaaaagacaaagcagaggctgcagaatGAAGTGGAGGATCTGATGATTGACGTGGAGCGATCTAATGCTGCCTGTGCAGCTCTGGATAAGAAGCAGAAGAACTTTGACAAG ATCCTGGCAGAATGGAAGCAGAAGTATGAGGAAACACAGGCTGAGCTGGAAGCCTCCCAGAAGGAGTCTCGCTCTCTCAGCACGGAGCTGTTTAAGATGAAGAATGCCTATGAGGAGTCCTTGGACCACCTGGAAACGCTGAAGCGTGAGAACAAGAACTTGCAGC AGGAGATTTCCGACCTCACAGAGCAGATTGCAGAGGGAGGAAAGGTGATTCATGAGCTGGAGAAAGTCAAGAAGCAGATTGAGCAAGAGAAATCTGAAATCCAGGCTGCTCTAGAAGAAGCTGAG GCCTCCCTAGAACATGAAGAGGGCAAGATCCTGCGCCTCCAGCTTGAGCTCAACCAGGTGAAATCTGAGATTGACAGGAAGATCGCAGAGAAAGATGAGGAGATTGACCAGATGAAGAGAAACCACCTCAGAATTGTGGAGTCCATGCAGAGCACCCTGGACGCTGAGATCAGGAGCAGGAATGAAGCCCTGCGGCTGAAGAAGAAGATGGAGGGAGACCTGAATGAAATGGAGATCCAGCTGAGCCATGCCAACCGTGTGGCTGCAGAGGCACAAAAGAACCTGAGAAACACGCAGGCAGTGCTCAAG GATACCCAGATACACTTGGACGATGCTCTCAGGACACAGGAGgacctgaaggagcaggtggccaTGGTGGAGCGCAGAGCAAACCTGCTGCAGGCTGAAATTGAGGAGCTACGGGCAGCCCTGGAGCAGACGGAGCGGTCGAGGAAGGTGGCTGAGCAGGAACTGATGGATGCAAGTGAGAGAGTTCAGCTCCTCCACACTCAG AACACCAGCTTGATCAACACCAAGAAGAAGCTGGAAACAGACATTGCCCAAATTCAGGGTGAAATGGAGGATACGATCCAGGAAGCCCGGAATGCCGAAGAGAAGGCCAAGAAGGCCATCACAGAT GCAGCCATGAtggcagaagagctgaagaaggaGCAGGACACCAGTGCCCACCTGGAGAGGATGAAGAAGAACCTGGACCAGACGGTGAAGGACCTGCAGCACCGTCTGGATGAGGCCGAGCAGTTGGCACTGAAGGGAGGCAAGAAGCAAATCCAGAAGCTGGAGGCCAGA GTGCGGGAGCTGGAAGCGGAGGTTGACTCTGAGCAGAAGCGCAGTGCTGAAGCTGTGAAGGGCATGCGCAAGTACGAGAGGAGGGTGAAGGAGCTGACCTACCAG TCTGAGGAAGACCGGAAGAATATTCTCAGGCTGCAGGATCTGGTGGACAAGCTGCAAATGAAGGTGAAATCCTACAAGAGACAAGCTGAGGAGGCT gAGGAGCTGTCCAATGTCAACCTCTCCAAATTCCGCAAGATCCAGCACGAGCTGGAGGAAGCCGAGGAGCGGGCTGACATTGCAGAGTCACAGGTCAACAAGCTCCGTGTGAAAAGCCGGGAGTTTCATGGCAAGAAGATagaagaggaggagtga